One Glycine max cultivar Williams 82 chromosome 3, Glycine_max_v4.0, whole genome shotgun sequence DNA window includes the following coding sequences:
- the LOC121174548 gene encoding protein NRT1/ PTR FAMILY 2.12-like — MFLNLIQDNDLNTEDCVKNPWRICNIQQMEEVKCLIKVLPIRALGILCLIPITQHGVPNHHRLVPQSPLFYSTESPDKMKRIGNSLQYLVVAFSIYVGTLVVNVVHQLTRKHDGIDWLNDDINAGRLDYYYFLVAGLASINLVYILLCVKHYRYKVNVEEKVVEKLEP; from the exons ATGTTTCTAAACCTTATACAGGACAACGATCTCAACACAGAAGATTGTGTGAAGAATCCCTGGAGGATTTGCAACATTCAGCAAATGGAAGAAGTCAAATGTTTGATCAAAGTGCTTCCAATCCGGGCTTTAGGCATTCTCTGCTTGATTCCCATAACACAACATGGTGTCCCTAATCACCATAGGCTTGTTCCCCAATCACCATTG TTCTACAGCACTGAGTCACCAGATAAAATGAAAAGGATAGGAAACTCTTTGCAATATCTTGTGGTGGCATTTTCAATTTATGTTGGAACCTTGGTGGTTAATGTTGTGCACCAACTGACTCGAAAGCATGATGGAATTGATTGGTTGAATGATGACATCAATGCTGGAAGATTGGACTACTATTACTTCCTCGTGGCTGGGTTAGCTTCGATTAATCTCGTCTATATCTTGTTATGTGTTAAACATTACCGTTATAAGGTTAATGTCGAAGAAAAAGTTGTGGAGAAACTTGAGCCTTGA